A single region of the Selenomonas sp. oral taxon 920 genome encodes:
- the sufB gene encoding Fe-S cluster assembly protein SufB, with protein MGDFVPKKKTQVADIERTIYDITNEDRSAYKSQSGLTEEIIRDISEKKNDPQWMLDFRLKSLDVYHAMPMPAWGPDLSELNMDEIVTYVRPDAKMVGDWNEVPEDIKDTFDRLGIPEAEKTSLAGVGAQYDSEVVYHSIQESLVEQGVVYTDMETALQEYGDIVQQYFMTLVPPKAHKFAALHGAVWSGGSFVYVPEGIKVDIPLQSYFRLNAAGAGQFEHTLIIVEKGASLHFIEGCSAPKYNVTNLHAGCVELFVKEGARLRYSTIENWSRNMMNLNTKRVKVEKDGAVEWVSGSFGSHVSMLYPTSILHGENATCEFTGVTFASKGQELDTGATVIFDAPNTSANISTRSISKSGGVAIYRSGVKVTPRAVGAKCSVNCESLMLDAESRSDTLPVMDVACDAVDIGHEAKIGRISDEAIFYLMSRGIDEEEARAMIVRGFVEPIAKELPLEYAVEMNNLVNIELEGTMG; from the coding sequence ATGGGGGATTTTGTACCAAAGAAAAAGACGCAGGTCGCCGACATTGAGCGGACGATTTACGATATTACCAATGAAGATCGCTCGGCGTATAAGTCGCAGTCGGGTCTGACGGAGGAGATTATCCGCGACATTTCGGAGAAGAAGAATGATCCGCAGTGGATGCTCGATTTTCGTCTGAAATCATTGGATGTTTACCACGCGATGCCAATGCCCGCATGGGGGCCTGATCTCTCCGAGCTGAATATGGATGAGATCGTGACCTATGTGCGCCCCGATGCGAAGATGGTCGGGGACTGGAACGAGGTGCCCGAGGACATCAAGGATACGTTTGACCGTTTGGGCATTCCCGAGGCAGAGAAAACGTCGCTCGCGGGGGTTGGCGCACAGTACGACTCTGAGGTGGTCTACCACTCGATTCAAGAGTCGCTTGTGGAGCAGGGCGTTGTGTATACGGACATGGAGACGGCGCTGCAGGAGTACGGTGACATCGTTCAGCAGTATTTCATGACGCTTGTGCCGCCGAAGGCGCATAAGTTCGCCGCGCTGCATGGTGCGGTCTGGTCGGGCGGTTCGTTCGTCTATGTACCCGAGGGGATCAAGGTAGATATCCCGCTGCAGTCCTATTTCCGACTGAATGCGGCGGGGGCGGGGCAGTTCGAGCACACGCTTATCATTGTGGAGAAGGGGGCGAGCCTGCATTTCATAGAGGGGTGCTCTGCGCCGAAATACAATGTGACGAATCTCCATGCGGGCTGTGTCGAGCTGTTCGTCAAGGAGGGGGCACGGCTGCGCTACTCGACGATCGAGAACTGGTCGCGCAATATGATGAACCTCAATACGAAGCGTGTGAAGGTGGAGAAGGATGGCGCGGTCGAGTGGGTCTCCGGCTCGTTTGGCTCACACGTCTCGATGCTCTATCCGACGAGCATTCTGCACGGGGAGAATGCGACCTGTGAGTTCACGGGCGTCACGTTCGCCTCGAAGGGTCAGGAGCTGGACACGGGCGCGACGGTGATCTTTGACGCGCCGAATACGTCGGCGAATATCAGCACACGTTCGATCTCGAAGTCGGGCGGTGTCGCGATCTACCGCAGTGGGGTCAAGGTGACGCCGCGTGCGGTCGGGGCAAAGTGCTCGGTCAACTGCGAGTCGCTGATGTTGGATGCGGAGTCGCGCAGCGATACACTCCCCGTGATGGATGTCGCGTGCGATGCGGTGGACATCGGACACGAGGCGAAGATCGGGCGGATCAGCGACGAGGCGATTTTCTATCTGATGAGCCGCGGGATCGACGAGGAGGAGGCGCGTGCGATGATTGTGCGCGGCTTTGTCGAGCCGATTGCGAAGGAACTGCCGCTTGAGTATGCGGTTGAGATGAACAACTTGGTCAACATTGAATTGGAAGGAACGATGGGGTGA
- a CDS encoding SufB/SufD family protein has protein sequence MAMQDVFSRIPMPTWRWLGVNDLPVPAGLADTNDEIRLSVAAGERSKHIVELRENGAQEIYVDVAEGAELALTYIQFAPTDVPAASRIHANVARGGLFSCTLVEAGAAHTASELRVTLAGDEARADVWGLYFGDEERKIDLNYIIRQEGRRTDANMQVRGALLDHSVKTFRGTLDFVQGARGSVGKEDEEVTILSPHARNRSVPLMLSHEGDVDGHHAVSIGRMDEDKLFYLMSRGLDERAAQQLIVEASFEPVLARIESEELRAEIGSYLERRLLGGTQE, from the coding sequence ATGGCAATGCAGGACGTGTTTAGCCGTATCCCCATGCCGACATGGCGCTGGCTCGGGGTCAATGATCTCCCCGTGCCTGCGGGGCTTGCGGATACCAACGATGAGATCAGGCTCTCCGTCGCTGCGGGGGAGCGTTCAAAACATATTGTGGAGCTGCGCGAAAACGGGGCGCAGGAGATCTATGTGGATGTCGCGGAGGGTGCAGAGCTTGCGCTGACCTACATCCAGTTTGCACCGACGGACGTGCCTGCGGCGAGCCGCATTCATGCAAATGTGGCGCGCGGAGGACTGTTCTCCTGCACGCTCGTCGAGGCGGGCGCTGCGCATACGGCATCGGAGTTGCGCGTGACGCTCGCGGGCGATGAGGCGCGCGCGGATGTCTGGGGGCTGTACTTTGGTGATGAGGAGCGCAAGATCGACCTCAACTATATCATCCGTCAGGAAGGCCGCCGTACGGACGCAAACATGCAGGTGCGCGGTGCTCTGTTGGACCATAGTGTCAAGACATTCCGCGGGACGCTGGACTTCGTTCAGGGAGCGCGTGGCTCGGTTGGCAAGGAGGACGAAGAGGTCACGATTCTCTCGCCCCATGCACGCAACCGCAGTGTTCCGCTCATGCTCTCACACGAGGGCGATGTGGACGGGCATCATGCGGTCAGCATCGGGCGGATGGACGAGGACAAGCTCTTTTATCTGATGAGCCGAGGGCTCGACGAGCGTGCGGCGCAGCAGCTGATTGTCGAGGCATCCTTTGAGCCGGTACTGGCGCGTATTGAGAGCGAAGAGCTGCGTGCGGAGATCGGCAGCTACCTTGAGAGGAGACTTTTGGGTGGAACGCAGGAATAA
- the sufC gene encoding Fe-S cluster assembly ATPase SufC — protein sequence MADVLLQIKDLHAGVEGKEILKGLDLTVRKGEVHVILGPNGSGKSTLMNVIMGHPKYEMTGGSLVLEGEDIGALRAFERARRGLFLAFQTPEEIPGITVENMIRTARQMMTGEKVKLMPFRKELNAMMAELKIDPSYAQRYLNVGFSGGEKKRSEVLQLLMLQPKLALLDETDSGLDVDAVQIVSEGVSKFHTAENSCLIITHNARILDKLKVDRVHVVAQGKIMREGGAELIQQINKEGFANILAAQDQVG from the coding sequence ATGGCAGATGTATTGCTGCAGATAAAGGATCTTCACGCGGGCGTGGAGGGCAAGGAGATTCTAAAGGGGCTTGATCTTACCGTTCGCAAGGGCGAGGTGCACGTCATCCTTGGCCCGAACGGCTCGGGCAAGTCGACGCTGATGAATGTCATCATGGGGCACCCGAAGTATGAGATGACGGGCGGCAGCCTTGTGCTCGAGGGCGAGGACATCGGTGCGCTGCGTGCGTTCGAGCGTGCGCGGCGCGGACTGTTCCTCGCGTTCCAGACGCCGGAGGAGATCCCCGGCATCACGGTGGAGAATATGATCCGCACGGCACGTCAGATGATGACGGGCGAAAAGGTCAAGCTCATGCCGTTCCGCAAGGAGCTGAATGCGATGATGGCAGAGCTGAAGATCGACCCGAGCTATGCACAGCGTTATCTCAACGTAGGATTCTCGGGCGGCGAGAAGAAGCGCAGTGAGGTGCTGCAGCTGCTCATGCTGCAGCCGAAGTTGGCACTGCTCGATGAGACCGATTCGGGACTGGATGTGGATGCCGTACAGATTGTGTCCGAGGGTGTGTCAAAATTCCATACAGCGGAGAATTCCTGTCTCATCATTACACATAACGCGCGCATTCTTGATAAGCTGAAGGTGGATCGTGTGCACGTGGTTGCGCAGGGGAAGATTATGCGCGAGGGCGGTGCAGAGCTTATTCAGCAGATCAACAAGGAAGGTTTTGCCAATATCCTTGCGGCGCAGGATCAAGTGGGGTGA
- a CDS encoding TerB N-terminal domain-containing protein codes for MGNGWSSDISQRLVGRIYRDEAIPNAPVPTPKTPTPKLLLAMRALVTTTHDYWQSRAELFLKQARLMVNYEDDYVYKGVVNQYFPTYDSLSNAQLRGYFTWRTAVRQGRVEKRGMSYASLYVYELLHLIGCRDAQDGYEKLHSFCEAYRALDPQIGHYIVHWEDEFVIYYGLDSKLITWRGNALSYWEQDDAICTVLHHTEHTTEETMSAVCVLSSYRLERSKLYRAHTAEVNAVVLRVLDHAAEYYEKHRQISFFDDLIAVEQTAPVRLFSSAVFQPPKEEPDRVYEVHPLRRYECVSGYWTLHSYERPERAAQRLGVFLRGVDAGLRAHFGITAIQPPKLKKWQAKIIDEEITAFLAEQRAAEARRVRLDFSQLARIRADADVTQERLIVEEEEEPPMMPIFEPSPVVSPSSSEDTLPAAPVTAEGAGDINGLDASELRLLRTLLGDGDLAWVRTEGRMLSVLVDGINEKLYDDFADTVIEGDPPAVVPDYQDELIERYLHGCE; via the coding sequence ATGGGGAACGGATGGTCTTCCGACATTTCGCAGCGTCTTGTCGGGCGTATTTATCGCGACGAGGCGATCCCAAATGCGCCCGTGCCCACCCCAAAAACACCGACGCCGAAGCTGCTGCTTGCCATGCGCGCACTCGTCACCACCACGCACGACTATTGGCAGTCGCGGGCGGAGCTGTTTCTGAAGCAAGCGCGTCTGATGGTGAACTATGAGGATGACTATGTTTATAAAGGCGTGGTCAATCAATATTTTCCGACGTATGATTCGCTCTCGAATGCACAGCTGCGCGGCTACTTCACATGGCGGACGGCGGTGCGGCAGGGACGGGTCGAGAAGCGGGGGATGTCCTATGCGTCTCTCTACGTCTATGAACTTCTGCATCTCATCGGTTGCAGGGACGCACAGGATGGCTATGAGAAGCTGCATTCCTTCTGTGAGGCATATCGTGCGCTTGACCCGCAGATCGGTCACTATATTGTGCATTGGGAAGATGAGTTCGTTATCTACTATGGGCTTGATTCCAAACTGATTACATGGCGTGGCAATGCTCTCTCATATTGGGAACAGGATGATGCCATCTGTACGGTGCTTCATCACACGGAGCATACGACAGAGGAAACAATGTCGGCGGTCTGCGTTCTCTCCTCCTATCGTCTGGAACGCTCGAAGCTCTACCGTGCTCATACGGCAGAGGTGAATGCCGTCGTGCTCCGCGTGCTGGATCACGCTGCGGAGTACTATGAGAAGCATCGTCAGATCAGTTTCTTTGACGATTTGATTGCCGTGGAGCAGACTGCGCCCGTCCGCCTCTTTTCCTCTGCGGTATTTCAGCCGCCCAAGGAGGAGCCGGATCGCGTCTATGAGGTACATCCTCTGCGCCGCTATGAGTGCGTGAGCGGGTACTGGACGCTGCACTCGTATGAGCGTCCAGAACGTGCGGCACAGCGTTTGGGCGTGTTTTTGCGCGGAGTGGATGCCGGACTGCGTGCACATTTTGGAATCACAGCGATCCAGCCGCCAAAGCTGAAAAAATGGCAGGCAAAAATAATTGATGAGGAGATCACCGCCTTTCTTGCGGAGCAGAGGGCAGCAGAGGCGCGGCGCGTCCGACTTGACTTTTCGCAGCTTGCGCGCATTCGTGCGGATGCCGATGTGACGCAGGAGCGGCTGATCGTGGAGGAGGAAGAGGAACCTCCGATGATGCCCATTTTTGAGCCTTCTCCTGTCGTTTCTCCGTCATCCTCTGAGGATACGCTGCCCGCCGCTCCCGTGACGGCAGAGGGGGCAGGGGATATCAATGGTCTGGATGCGTCGGAGCTTCGCCTGCTCCGCACACTCCTCGGTGACGGTGATCTCGCGTGGGTGCGCACGGAGGGGAGGATGCTCTCCGTCCTCGTCGACGGCATCAACGAAAAACTGTACGATGATTTTGCGGACACGGTGATCGAGGGCGATCCGCCCGCCGTTGTTCCCGATTATCAGGACGAACTGATAGAAAGGTATCTGCATGGCTGCGAATGA
- a CDS encoding ABC transporter ATP-binding protein, with translation MLHIEDIKKTFNPGTITEKKALSGITLHLAPGDFVTVIGGNGAGKSTLMNAIAGAISVDTGKICIAGEDITKWPEHRRAKFIGRVFQDPMMGTAARMMIEENLAIAARRGQTPTLRWGSTSEMRDVFREKLARLKLGLEDRLSSRVGLLSGGQRQALTLLMATLVKPNLLLLDEHTAALDPKTAAKVLELTQQIVAEDQLTTLMITHNMKDALRYGNRLIMLHEGRILFDVPQEKKQGLTTRDLLSMFEQAAGSELANDSLLLS, from the coding sequence ATGCTGCATATCGAGGATATCAAAAAGACATTCAATCCAGGGACAATCACGGAGAAGAAGGCGCTCTCGGGCATTACCCTCCACCTTGCACCCGGCGATTTCGTCACCGTGATCGGCGGCAACGGCGCGGGTAAGTCCACGCTGATGAACGCGATTGCGGGGGCGATCTCCGTAGATACAGGAAAGATCTGCATCGCAGGCGAGGACATTACGAAGTGGCCGGAGCACCGTCGAGCGAAGTTCATCGGACGTGTATTCCAAGACCCGATGATGGGGACGGCGGCACGCATGATGATCGAGGAGAATCTTGCGATCGCTGCGCGGCGTGGGCAGACACCGACGCTGCGCTGGGGCTCGACGAGCGAAATGCGCGATGTGTTCCGCGAGAAGCTTGCACGCCTGAAGCTCGGCCTCGAGGATCGCCTATCTTCGCGCGTCGGACTGCTCTCGGGCGGTCAGCGACAGGCACTGACCCTTCTTATGGCGACGCTTGTGAAGCCGAACCTGCTGCTCCTCGACGAACATACGGCGGCGCTCGATCCGAAGACTGCGGCGAAGGTGCTTGAACTCACGCAGCAGATTGTCGCAGAGGATCAGCTCACAACACTCATGATTACACATAACATGAAGGATGCTCTGCGCTACGGAAATCGCCTCATCATGCTGCATGAGGGGCGAATCCTCTTCGATGTGCCGCAGGAAAAGAAGCAGGGGCTCACGACGCGCGACCTTCTCTCTATGTTCGAGCAGGCGGCGGGCAGCGAGCTCGCTAATGATAGTCTACTCCTAAGCTAA
- the sufU gene encoding Fe-S cluster assembly sulfur transfer protein SufU, protein MATEGSALSDLYTEVIGEHSRSPENKGALETATVRERGHNPSCGDEITLELEIADGVIKDGAFTGVGCAISQASTDIMIDLMRGKTVEEAHRLAQLFTSMIKREVTDDEVLEELDEAVALKNISNMPARVKCAVLAWHTLEDLLKEGQTS, encoded by the coding sequence ATGGCGACTGAGGGATCGGCACTCAGCGATCTCTATACGGAGGTCATCGGCGAGCACAGCCGCTCGCCCGAGAACAAGGGCGCACTCGAGACAGCGACCGTGCGCGAGCGCGGGCACAATCCAAGCTGCGGCGATGAGATCACGCTCGAGCTCGAGATTGCGGACGGCGTCATCAAAGACGGCGCCTTTACGGGTGTTGGATGCGCGATCTCACAGGCGAGCACGGACATCATGATCGACCTCATGCGCGGCAAGACGGTCGAGGAGGCGCATCGGCTTGCACAGCTTTTTACCTCAATGATCAAGCGCGAGGTGACAGACGACGAGGTGCTTGAGGAACTGGATGAGGCAGTCGCGCTCAAAAATATTTCGAATATGCCCGCGCGTGTGAAATGCGCGGTGCTTGCATGGCATACGCTTGAGGATCTCTTAAAAGAAGGACAAACGTCATAA
- a CDS encoding ABC transporter permease: MDLVVATAAQGVLWGLYALGVYLTYRVLDIADLTVEGSFPLGAAVSAAMLIAGYTPLTAILVACAAGCVSGVITGFFCTKLKIPALLAGILTMIGLYSINLRVMGKANLPLLQQETLFTEWNIWGLDTATNILLIGTVVVVIAILLTYWFFGTELGMAIRATGANPHMIRANGVNTDIMIVLGLLLSNGMVAICGALVAQSNGFADVGMGTGTIVIGLASVIIGEVLFGTRSFKNWLISVVLGSIVYRAVIAVVLQLGMPPNDLKLFTAILVAIALSLPLIQSKYHAMKKGAE; the protein is encoded by the coding sequence ATGGATCTCGTCGTTGCGACGGCGGCACAGGGAGTCCTTTGGGGACTCTATGCGCTTGGCGTCTATCTGACCTATCGCGTTTTGGACATTGCCGATCTGACGGTCGAGGGCAGTTTTCCTCTTGGTGCCGCCGTTTCTGCCGCTATGCTCATAGCGGGCTATACGCCGCTGACGGCAATCCTTGTTGCCTGCGCGGCTGGATGTGTCTCGGGCGTTATCACAGGATTTTTCTGTACGAAACTAAAGATTCCCGCACTGCTTGCTGGAATCTTGACGATGATCGGACTCTATTCCATCAATCTGCGCGTCATGGGTAAGGCGAACCTGCCGCTCCTGCAGCAGGAGACGCTCTTCACTGAGTGGAATATCTGGGGGCTCGATACAGCGACGAACATCCTTCTCATTGGAACGGTTGTAGTTGTAATCGCCATCCTGCTTACGTATTGGTTCTTCGGCACGGAGTTAGGCATGGCGATCCGCGCGACGGGGGCAAACCCTCATATGATCCGTGCGAACGGTGTCAACACGGATATCATGATCGTACTTGGGCTGCTCCTCTCGAATGGCATGGTCGCGATTTGCGGCGCACTCGTGGCACAGAGCAACGGCTTTGCGGATGTCGGCATGGGGACGGGCACGATCGTCATTGGCCTTGCGTCCGTTATTATCGGCGAGGTGCTCTTCGGCACGCGCAGCTTCAAGAACTGGCTGATCTCCGTTGTGCTCGGCTCGATTGTCTACCGTGCCGTCATTGCTGTTGTGCTGCAGCTTGGCATGCCTCCGAATGATCTCAAACTCTTCACGGCAATTCTCGTTGCAATTGCACTTTCGCTGCCCCTCATCCAGTCGAAATATCACGCGATGAAGAAGGGGGCGGAGTGA
- a CDS encoding ABC transporter substrate-binding protein: MQITKLAKCAALSIAALGILVSAGCGEQSTKGDKTYKVGIVQLVEHSSLDDANRGFVDGLKARGYEEGKNLTIDRQNAQADQSNLQNIVQRFISDKVDLICAIATPAVQSAANATKDIPIVGTAVTDYVSAKVVKSNDAPGGNVTGTSDLTPIAEQIDLLMKLYPNAKTIGTIYSSSEVNSEIQVKAMKEYAESKGLTVRVATISTVNDIQQAAQSMVDDVDVFYEPTDNVIASAMPTLTSITDPAGKGVICGFAGGVTAGALATKGIDYYKLGVQTGDMAADILEGKAKPADMKIETARDLVVVINKKNAEKIGLTIPADVLNGATIVP; the protein is encoded by the coding sequence ATGCAGATAACAAAACTCGCAAAATGTGCTGCGCTCAGCATCGCTGCCCTCGGGATTCTGGTGTCGGCAGGATGCGGGGAGCAGTCAACGAAGGGGGACAAGACCTACAAAGTTGGAATTGTTCAGCTCGTGGAGCACAGCTCACTCGATGATGCGAATCGTGGGTTCGTGGACGGGCTTAAGGCACGCGGTTACGAGGAGGGCAAGAACCTCACGATTGATCGCCAGAATGCACAAGCGGATCAGTCGAACCTCCAAAATATTGTTCAGCGTTTTATCAGCGACAAAGTAGACCTCATTTGTGCAATAGCAACCCCTGCGGTGCAGTCGGCAGCCAATGCCACGAAGGATATCCCCATTGTTGGAACGGCGGTAACGGACTACGTGAGCGCAAAGGTGGTAAAGTCGAACGATGCGCCGGGCGGAAATGTCACGGGCACAAGCGACCTCACGCCGATCGCCGAGCAGATTGATCTCCTCATGAAGCTCTATCCGAACGCAAAAACAATTGGAACGATCTACTCCTCGAGTGAGGTCAACTCAGAGATTCAGGTAAAGGCGATGAAGGAATATGCTGAGTCAAAGGGGCTGACCGTGCGTGTTGCAACGATTTCGACGGTCAACGATATTCAGCAGGCGGCACAGAGCATGGTCGACGATGTGGATGTGTTCTATGAGCCGACGGACAATGTGATTGCATCGGCGATGCCGACGCTCACGAGTATTACCGATCCGGCGGGCAAAGGCGTGATCTGCGGCTTTGCCGGCGGTGTCACAGCTGGGGCTCTTGCAACGAAGGGAATTGACTACTATAAGCTTGGTGTCCAGACGGGCGATATGGCTGCGGATATCCTCGAAGGAAAGGCTAAGCCGGCCGATATGAAGATCGAGACGGCACGCGATCTCGTGGTTGTCATCAACAAGAAGAATGCGGAGAAAATCGGTCTGACGATTCCTGCCGATGTACTAAACGGTGCAACGATTGTGCCGTAA
- a CDS encoding ABC transporter substrate-binding protein gives MRMTTAMKAIALGIAVLGLGVTAGCGGDQKASGEKSYKIGIVQLVEHNALDAANRGFVDGLKARGYEEGKNLTIDRQNAQADQSNLQNIAQRFVSDKVDLICAIATPAAQSVANATKDIPIVGTAITDYVSAKLAQTNEKPGANITGTSDLNPIREQIDLLIKLYPNAKTIGTIYSSSEINSEIQIKAMTEYAESKGLKVRAATVSTVNDIPQAAQSLVNDVDVFYEPTDNVISSSIPTLVGVTDAAGKAVICAEPFMVTGGCLATYGIDYYKLGVQTGDMAADILEGKKRPSDMPIETARELSLIISKGSAAKLGLTIPEDVLKDATLVD, from the coding sequence ATGCGGATGACAACGGCAATGAAAGCCATCGCTCTTGGCATCGCGGTGCTCGGACTTGGCGTTACGGCGGGCTGCGGCGGCGATCAGAAGGCAAGCGGTGAGAAGTCGTATAAGATCGGCATTGTCCAGCTGGTCGAGCACAATGCTCTCGATGCAGCGAATCGTGGGTTCGTGGATGGACTCAAGGCGCGCGGCTACGAGGAGGGCAAGAACCTCACGATTGATCGCCAGAATGCACAGGCGGATCAGTCGAACCTCCAGAATATTGCGCAGCGTTTCGTCAGCGACAAGGTGGATCTTATCTGTGCCATTGCAACTCCGGCAGCGCAGTCTGTGGCGAATGCGACGAAGGATATTCCCATTGTTGGAACGGCGATCACGGACTATGTGAGTGCAAAGCTTGCGCAGACAAACGAGAAGCCGGGCGCGAACATCACGGGGACGAGTGATCTCAATCCAATCAGGGAGCAGATCGATCTTCTTATCAAGCTCTATCCGAATGCAAAGACCATTGGTACGATCTACTCTTCGAGCGAGATCAACTCTGAGATCCAGATCAAGGCAATGACGGAATATGCTGAGTCAAAGGGACTCAAGGTGCGTGCGGCGACGGTCTCGACAGTCAATGATATCCCACAGGCGGCACAGAGCCTTGTCAATGATGTGGATGTGTTCTATGAGCCGACGGACAATGTCATTTCCTCCTCCATCCCAACGCTCGTCGGCGTGACGGATGCGGCGGGCAAGGCTGTGATCTGCGCTGAGCCGTTCATGGTGACAGGCGGCTGTCTTGCGACCTACGGTATCGACTACTACAAGCTCGGTGTTCAGACGGGCGACATGGCGGCAGACATCCTCGAGGGCAAGAAGAGGCCGTCGGATATGCCGATTGAGACGGCACGCGAGCTCTCTCTCATCATCAGCAAGGGGAGTGCGGCAAAACTCGGACTGACGATTCCGGAGGATGTACTCAAGGATGCGACTCTGGTGGACTAA
- a CDS encoding cysteine desulfurase: protein MNGRPIVYLDNGATTQKPEAVIKAVADYCTYCNANPHRGAYELSVKATDIYETARVRTQQFIGAARPEEIVFTKNATEALNLVAYSYGRANIREGDEIVITISEHHSNIVPWQFVAKARGATLKYIYLAEDGNLSAEDITAQITEKTKIVAVTHVSNVLGLVNDVRTIADRVHAVGAVIVVDGSQSVPHIAVDVQAMDADFFAFSGHKMLSPMGIGVLYGKYDILDAMPPFLFGGDMIDYVGEQETTFAELPAKFEAGTQNVSGASGLIAAIDYLEKVSFDRIETIERDLISYALPKLRELPFVELYGCDSTRDNKTGIITFNVKDVHPHDVASILDSYGVAIRAGHHCAQPLMRYLGQNATCRASFYLYNTHEDIDRFVEALKKVRGVLGYGD, encoded by the coding sequence ATGAACGGTCGCCCCATTGTCTACCTCGACAACGGAGCGACGACGCAGAAGCCGGAGGCGGTCATCAAGGCGGTCGCCGACTACTGCACCTACTGCAATGCGAATCCGCATCGGGGGGCATACGAGCTGTCGGTAAAGGCGACGGATATCTATGAGACGGCGCGTGTGCGGACGCAGCAGTTCATTGGTGCGGCACGCCCTGAGGAGATTGTCTTTACGAAGAATGCGACGGAGGCGCTGAATCTCGTCGCATACAGCTACGGACGCGCAAATATCCGCGAGGGCGATGAGATTGTTATCACCATCTCGGAGCATCACAGCAATATTGTTCCGTGGCAGTTCGTCGCCAAGGCGCGCGGGGCGACGCTCAAGTACATCTATCTCGCGGAGGACGGCAACCTATCGGCAGAGGATATTACGGCACAGATCACGGAAAAGACGAAAATCGTCGCTGTGACACATGTGTCGAATGTGCTTGGTCTTGTCAACGATGTGCGTACGATTGCCGACCGCGTTCATGCGGTCGGGGCAGTGATCGTCGTGGACGGCTCACAGAGCGTGCCGCATATTGCGGTGGATGTGCAGGCGATGGATGCGGATTTCTTCGCATTCTCGGGACATAAGATGCTCTCCCCGATGGGGATTGGCGTGCTCTATGGGAAGTATGACATCCTCGACGCGATGCCGCCGTTCCTCTTTGGCGGCGATATGATCGACTATGTTGGCGAGCAGGAGACAACCTTTGCGGAGCTGCCCGCGAAGTTCGAGGCGGGCACGCAGAACGTCAGCGGTGCATCGGGGCTGATCGCGGCGATCGACTATCTCGAAAAGGTCAGCTTTGACCGCATCGAAACGATCGAGCGCGATCTCATTTCCTACGCGCTGCCGAAGCTGCGCGAGCTGCCATTTGTGGAGCTCTATGGCTGTGACAGTACGCGCGACAACAAGACGGGCATCATCACGTTCAACGTGAAGGACGTACACCCGCATGACGTTGCGTCGATTCTCGACAGCTACGGTGTTGCCATTCGCGCGGGGCATCACTGTGCACAGCCGCTGATGCGTTATCTCGGGCAGAATGCGACCTGCCGTGCGAGTTTTTACCTCTACAACACACACGAGGACATCGACCGGTTCGTTGAGGCCCTGAAAAAGGTACGGGGGGTGCTCGGCTATGGCGACTGA